One window of the Cherax quadricarinatus isolate ZL_2023a chromosome 1, ASM3850222v1, whole genome shotgun sequence genome contains the following:
- the LOC128690679 gene encoding homeobox protein MSX-2-like, with amino-acid sequence MSGVVAAEAVRPSHNSAFSAVVTRKSFSFSVDDILASTPKDTPKTSSPVPSAAQTPPTHTLPAEDRLSAAAAAAAAAAATQDGSDDDGDADEEINVDSDPDYDTRFELRHEEEAGRRLPPPVPTLLGHLGGAGPPLQPASTSTTTSSMSPAASWPPNLFFQHHLALRAFSKSPEPPKFLGPMKVTLRKHKPNRKPRTPFTTQQLLALEKKYREKQYLSIAERAEFSASLNLTETQVKIWFQNRRAKDKRLKEAELERLRYTSRPLLPHNPLLPPASLLPHFLLPPALHHHPGPQLPPTLRHLPAHHTDLRPAVTYPGTSSVAGSSAGCH; translated from the exons ATGTCTGGTGTAGTGGCTGCCGAGGCTGTCAGACCCAGCCATAACTCAGCTTTCAGCGCCGTGGTCACGCGCAAGAGTTTCTCCTTCTCCGTGGATGACATCCTCGCCAGCACGCCCAAAGACACGCCCAAGACCTCCTCTCCAGTCCCCTCCGCCGCCCAAACCCCGCCCACGCACACGCTGCCCGCCGAAGACAGACTatcggcagcggcggcggcggcggcggcggcggcggcgacgcaGGACGGTAGTGACGATGATGGAGACGCAGATGAGGAGATCAACGTCGACTCCGATCCCGACTACGACACCCGCTTCGAACTCCGgcacgaggaggaggctggacgGAGGCTGCCCCCGCCCGTGCCCACGTTACTGGGGCATTTAGGGGGGGCTGGGCCCCCCTTACAACcagcctccacctccaccaccacctcctccatgtCTCCAGCTGCCAGCTGGCCTCCAAACCTCTTCTTCCAGCACCATCTAGCACTTCGAGCCTTCTCTA AGTCGCCGGAACCCCCGAAGTTCCTGGGGCCGATGAAGGTAACGTTGAGGAAACACAAGCCCAACAGGAAGCCTCGAACTCCCTTCACCACCCAGCAACTGCTGGCGCTGGAGAAGAAGTACCGTGAGAAGCAGTACCTGAGCATCGCTGAGCGGGCAGAGTTCTCCGCCTCACTCAACCTGACGGAGACGCAGGTCAAGATCTGGTTCCAGAACCGCCGCGCCAAGGACAAGCGCCTGAAGGAGGCCGAACTGGAGCGACTTCGATACACTTCGCGGCCGCTGCTGCCGCACAACCCGCTCCTGCCGCCTGCGTCCCTCCTGCCGCACTTCTTGCTGCCCCCTGCTCTACATCACCACCCCGGGCCGCAGCTGCCGCCCACCCTGCGGCATCTCCCCGCACACCATACGGATCTCCGCCCAGCGGTGACCTACCCTGGCACTTCTAGTGTGGCAGGCAGCAGCGCCGGCTGTCATTAG